Within Nitrospirota bacterium, the genomic segment TGAATTTCGGCAAAAATATTGGCGTATTCAGGACTGATTTTCTCTCCCAGCATCCGGTCCTTTTCGGCCCGATCAAGAATCTCCGGAGCCCGATTCCCGTATTGGCTTATCAAATGGATGACAATCGGATGTGCAAGTTGAAAACGGTCTGACCATCGCTGGGCATTTTTTCTGCGGTAATCCGGGAACGAGGTTCTGAATCTTCCACCATAAAGCGGTTCGGTCGCCGTTGAACATCCTCCCAAATCGGTTCGCGCCAGGCGTTTTCCGACAAGATCAACCACTTTTTCAGCGGTGCTGCGATACGTTGTCATTTTTCCTCCCGCGATGGAAATCATTCCGGAAGGACTTTCAACGATTTTGACCCTGCGTGTCACACCGGAGGGACGGGAGCCTGATATATTAAGGAGCGGCCTGACACCCGAAAAAATGGAAACGATATCCTCTTTTTTTATTAAGAGTCCGGGGAAAACTTTCCGTGTTTCTCCCAATAAATAGTTAACCTCTTCCGGAAGGGGATGAACGTCCGAAGGGTCTCCGGAAAAGTCCAGGTCGGTGGTTCCAATTAAAGTATTTCCGTGCCACGGGATGACGAAAAATATGCGGTCCTCTTCCTCAGGTGAAACAACCACTGCATAATCCTTCGATATTTCCGGAACAATGAGATGCGTTCCCTGCGTCATTCTAATCCGAACGGGCCGTTTATCCCCTCCCTTTTCAGCAATTTCCGTCACCCAGGGTCCCCCGGCGTTTACGAAAACGCCTCCATAAACTTCTGCGCTTCCCCCATACAGCTGGTCAGTCAGGACAACTGAAACAAGTCGTCTCCCATTCGATCGGAACTGGTCGGCCTGGACATAGTTTAAGACTGTCG encodes:
- a CDS encoding glycerol-3-phosphate dehydrogenase/oxidase, which gives rise to MRTMNRISHLNKTQFDLIVIGGGAVGAGIVRDGALRGLKSLLVDKGDFGSGTSSRTSKIAHGGIRYLEQGEFGLVFESLRERFILEKIAPHLVHPLPFLFPVYDRGPRPLWKIRAGLWLYDLLSLFRNKKRFRVILKEEMLRCIPGLKSEGLKGGGIYYDSQMNDARVVLENILDAKSHGATVLNYVQADQFRSNGRRLVSVVLTDQLYGGSAEVYGGVFVNAGGPWVTEIAEKGGDKRPVRIRMTQGTHLIVPEISKDYAVVVSPEEEDRIFFVIPWHGNTLIGTTDLDFSGDPSDVHPLPEEVNYLLGETRKVFPGLLIKKEDIVSIFSGVRPLLNISGSRPSGVTRRVKIVESPSGMISIAGGKMTTYRSTAEKVVDLVGKRLARTDLGGCSTATEPLYGGRFRTSFPDYRRKNAQRWSDRFQLAHPIVIHLISQYGNRAPEILDRAEKDRMLGEKISPEYANIFAEIHYAMDCEMALTLSDFLRRRTLLALGGLTDPRVLRELSEIMGKKLEWNEERREMEVKNYLKEMNPSEKSLPCC